The Verrucomicrobiia bacterium sequence GAAAACGCGCATCATTGCCAAAACACAACAAATGGTTCGTGTGGATAAGGAGGTGTGTGATGGTTTATCACAAGAACATTTTGCTCGTATTAAAACGCTGTTGAAAAAGGCACTACCGGAAGTCGACGCGGTCATCATTGAGGATTATGGGAAAGGTTTTGTGACTCAATCATTGGTCGATGAAGTGGCTAAACAATGCAAAAAATATAAAAAAATTTGGACGGTTGATCCTAATCCTAACAATCCTTTGAACTGGTTTGGCGCCACGGCAATTAAACCGAATCGTAATGAAGCTTTTCTTTTTTCGGGCGTTCTCTTTTCCGAGGATAAGAAACAGTTGCAACGCGTTGGGGAAACTTTGTTAAAGCGTTGGAAAGCACAATTGTTGCTCATTACTTTGGGGGAGCATGGCATGCAACTATTTCAAAAGGGAAAATCTTCTTACGCGAGTGCCACCAAAGCGCGGGAAGTTTTTGATGTGTCGGGAGCTGGCGATACTGCAATTGCGATTTTTACTTTGGCATTGTCTGCCGGAGCAACGCCTCAAGAAGCCACAGAAATGGCAAACCACGCGGCAGGTGTGGTAGTGGGTAAATTAGGCACTGCCACTTTAACCGCTTCGGAACTTTTAGAATCGTTTCAACGTGGATAATAAAGCTGTTTTTTTAGATCGTGATAATACGCTGATTGTGGATGTTCCTTATTTAAAGGATCCGACTCAAGTGCGTTTATTTCCTGAAACGCAACAGGAATTGAAACGCCTGAAAGACAATGGTTACTATTTGATTGTTATTTCCAATCA is a genomic window containing:
- the rfaE1 gene encoding D-glycero-beta-D-manno-heptose-7-phosphate kinase, whose product is MKEAIKQFLESFRAKKILVIGDIMLDEFIWGKVSRISPEAPVPVVEVQREEFFTGGAANVARNLRPFGVSVLMMGRVGKDREGKQLLQLLKKEGVKTDYILNTSTLPTIVKTRIIAKTQQMVRVDKEVCDGLSQEHFARIKTLLKKALPEVDAVIIEDYGKGFVTQSLVDEVAKQCKKYKKIWTVDPNPNNPLNWFGATAIKPNRNEAFLFSGVLFSEDKKQLQRVGETLLKRWKAQLLLITLGEHGMQLFQKGKSSYASATKAREVFDVSGAGDTAIAIFTLALSAGATPQEATEMANHAAGVVVGKLGTATLTASELLESFQRG